The genomic region ACCCGGCGATCGCCGCCTGCGCCGTCATCGGCTTGCCGGATGAAACCTGGGGTCAGCGGGTGGCGGCGGCGGTGGTGCTGCGACCGGACAATCGCCTGACCCTCGACGATCTGCGCGCCTGGGCCGGCGAGCGTCTCGCCCCCTACAAGCTGCCGACGCGCTTGGTCTGCCTACCGGAGCTGCCCCGCAACGCCCTCGGCAAAGTCACCAAGCCGGCTCTGGTGGCGAGCTTCGAGAGTCCTCCGGAGCGCTGACGGCACGAGCCGGCCTTCGACGTAGAATCGCGCCATGAGCTTTTCCTGGCCCGATGGTTTCGCTCCCCTGCCGGACGACGATTGGGTCCGCGGCTCCGTCGGCAAGCTGGCCCGCGGCTACGACACCGTCGAAGCCCACGGCTGGTACGCCAACCTCGACCCCACCGTCGACGCCATCGCCGACTGGCTGCCGGAGGGTGCTCTGCTGGTCGACTACTCCGGCGGTACCGGCATCCTGACGGAACGTCTACTGCGACGCCTGCCGAACCAGCCTTTCGGCGTCGTCATCGTCGATTCGTCGCCCAAGTTCCTGCGCCTCGCCGTCGAGAAGCTGCACGACGATCCACGAGTCGCCTTCCGCCGCATTCGCTACCACCGGCAAGAGGGCCGCCTCGATCTACTCCACGAAGTGCTGGGAGATGGGCTGCGGGTCGACGGCATCGTGTCGACCAACGCCATCCACCTCTACTACGACCTCGGCGACACCCTCGCCTCTTGGCGCCGGTGCCTGACGAGCGCGGGGCGGGCCTTCGTCCAGTCCGGCAACATTCGGAATCCGGCGGCGCCGGCGGATCACTGGATCATCGACGAGACGGTCGAGCACATCCACCGCGCGGCCGTCGACCTGGTCGGCCTCGACAACCGCTTCGAAGCCTTCCGCTCCGCCCTCGACGACCGCGACCACATGGCCGCCCATCGCGACCTGCGGCGCAAGTTCTTCCTCCCGGTTCGCCCCCTCGAGT from Acidobacteriota bacterium harbors:
- a CDS encoding class I SAM-dependent methyltransferase, which gives rise to MSFSWPDGFAPLPDDDWVRGSVGKLARGYDTVEAHGWYANLDPTVDAIADWLPEGALLVDYSGGTGILTERLLRRLPNQPFGVVIVDSSPKFLRLAVEKLHDDPRVAFRRIRYHRQEGRLDLLHEVLGDGLRVDGIVSTNAIHLYYDLGDTLASWRRCLTSAGRAFVQSGNIRNPAAPADHWIIDETVEHIHRAAVDLVGLDNRFEAFRSALDDRDHMAAHRDLRRKFFLPVRPLEFYLEAFEEAGFSVLETDCRPIEARVDEWFEFLAVYHEGVLGWAGGAEKITGHRPSPATIALRKRLMRQAMERVFDGHESFHAAWTYWIAQPRA